The following are encoded together in the Kribbella voronezhensis genome:
- a CDS encoding TetR/AcrR family transcriptional regulator has protein sequence MSEGEAEQERAGYRRSAGSARGEARRLELLERVTDDLGTNGLVDFSLRRAARAAGTTHKVLLYYFDGPEDLLTQAVLRLRTRRIDRSMAAAAEDSASRTLAGRVRAMWPVLVGEEAWVLDQAIGLAMYDSARYAQLAREASKQYLPSLLSILPGEWSARRKHEVAEMILGVLRGFLVEWRTSGDGDGIEAGFAALDRALTHEEAAAD, from the coding sequence GTGTCTGAAGGTGAAGCCGAGCAGGAGCGCGCGGGCTACCGGCGGTCGGCCGGGTCGGCGCGGGGCGAGGCGCGGCGCCTCGAACTGCTCGAACGGGTGACCGACGACCTCGGCACCAACGGACTCGTGGACTTCTCACTTCGGCGTGCTGCCCGTGCGGCCGGTACCACGCACAAGGTGCTGCTCTACTACTTCGACGGTCCCGAAGACCTGCTCACCCAGGCGGTACTCCGGCTTCGCACCCGACGAATCGACCGAAGCATGGCCGCTGCCGCCGAGGATTCCGCGAGCCGGACGCTGGCCGGCCGGGTGCGCGCGATGTGGCCGGTGCTCGTCGGCGAGGAGGCCTGGGTACTCGACCAGGCGATCGGCCTCGCGATGTACGACTCGGCGCGCTATGCCCAACTCGCACGGGAAGCCTCGAAGCAGTACCTGCCGTCACTGCTCTCGATCCTCCCGGGCGAGTGGAGCGCGCGCCGCAAACACGAGGTCGCCGAGATGATCCTCGGCGTGCTCCGCGGCTTCCTGGTCGAATGGCGAACCAGCGGCGACGGCGACGGCATCGAGGCCGGTTTCGCCGCGCTCGACCGTGCCCTCACCCACGAAGAAGCCGCTGCCGACTGA
- a CDS encoding helix-turn-helix transcriptional regulator, with amino-acid sequence MSARKDLPGRLLRLLALLQSRREWSGAELAERLGVTDRTVRRDVDRLRALDYPVTGTTGTAGGYRLASGKNVPPLLLDEDEAVAVAIGLAGAAAGGVAGIEESSMSALAKLEQVLPARLRPRVAAVSATEVMVRDGLPQVDPGLLAVLAACCRDLEIVAFGYSTRRREPSRRRVEPHRLVTLRGRWYLLAYDPDRADWRTFRVDRISDVAPTRHHFEARELPAADAASYLAESFATASYRHSVRISVELPASVVRSAFFGLIPGQLTPTTEDACVLRISADSPSLLIQYVAGVAALGAPYTLEPSADLADLIKTVGRQLQN; translated from the coding sequence GTGAGCGCGAGAAAGGATCTCCCCGGACGGCTGCTCCGGCTGCTGGCTCTATTGCAGAGCCGGCGCGAGTGGTCCGGCGCCGAGCTGGCCGAGCGCCTCGGCGTCACCGACCGGACCGTACGGCGTGACGTCGACCGACTCCGCGCGCTCGACTACCCGGTCACCGGTACGACGGGGACCGCCGGCGGCTACCGGCTTGCTTCGGGGAAGAACGTGCCACCCCTGCTGCTGGACGAGGACGAGGCCGTCGCCGTGGCGATCGGACTCGCGGGCGCCGCGGCGGGTGGCGTAGCGGGGATCGAGGAGAGCTCGATGAGCGCGCTCGCCAAGCTGGAGCAGGTGCTGCCGGCGCGGTTGCGTCCACGGGTGGCCGCGGTGAGCGCGACCGAGGTGATGGTGCGCGACGGTCTTCCCCAGGTGGATCCCGGGCTGCTCGCCGTCCTGGCCGCTTGTTGCCGGGATCTCGAGATCGTTGCCTTCGGCTACTCGACCCGGCGGCGGGAGCCGTCGCGACGGCGGGTCGAGCCGCATCGGCTGGTGACGTTGCGCGGCCGCTGGTACCTGCTCGCGTACGACCCGGATCGCGCCGACTGGCGGACCTTCCGGGTGGACCGGATCTCCGACGTCGCCCCGACCCGGCATCACTTCGAAGCACGTGAGCTCCCGGCCGCGGACGCGGCGTCGTACCTGGCCGAGTCCTTCGCGACCGCCTCCTACCGGCACTCGGTCCGGATCTCTGTCGAGCTACCGGCATCGGTCGTGCGGTCGGCGTTCTTCGGCCTGATCCCGGGCCAGCTCACGCCGACGACCGAGGATGCTTGCGTACTACGGATCTCCGCCGACTCGCCTTCGCTCCTGATCCAGTACGTCGCGGGCGTCGCCGCCCTCGGCGCGCCCTACACTCTCGAGCCGTCGGCAGACCTCGCCGATCTCATCAAGACCGTCGGCCGCCAACTGCAGAACTGA
- a CDS encoding DUF2218 domain-containing protein, whose product MTTAEGLVTTGRADRYLDQFAKHLAHQPGGIQARSDPDGSLLVDFGGATCRLRATADSLILYAEAAAPEELGGLQRRLTERLEQLGRRDGLAVRWSPDFIAAAPSEAGDHRGHGHHR is encoded by the coding sequence ATGACGACTGCGGAGGGTCTCGTGACGACCGGGCGGGCGGACCGCTATCTGGACCAGTTCGCCAAGCACCTGGCCCATCAGCCGGGTGGAATCCAGGCACGCTCCGACCCCGACGGCAGCCTGCTGGTCGACTTCGGCGGAGCGACCTGCCGCCTGCGAGCGACAGCCGACAGCCTGATCCTGTACGCCGAGGCGGCAGCCCCCGAGGAGCTCGGCGGACTCCAGCGCCGCCTCACCGAACGACTCGAACAACTCGGCCGACGGGACGGACTCGCCGTCCGCTGGAGCCCCGACTTCATCGCAGCAGCACCATCAGAAGCCGGCGATCATCGAGGTCACGGACACCACCGATGA
- a CDS encoding TetR/AcrR family transcriptional regulator yields MPKLWNDTIEAHRNAVRAATLDAAADLVAEHGPAAVTMSQIAKATGIGRATLYKYFPDVDTILTAWHERQVRSHLDELTQVRDRADPSERLDAVLTAYAVLSYQHPRFELADSLHRAAHVSQARQHLHTLIRELLVEAGSTGDLRTDVPATELATYCLHALGAANALPSKAAVHRLVAVTLSGLRR; encoded by the coding sequence GTGCCGAAGCTGTGGAACGACACGATCGAAGCGCATCGCAACGCGGTGCGTGCTGCGACCCTGGACGCGGCCGCGGACCTGGTCGCCGAGCACGGGCCGGCCGCGGTGACGATGTCGCAGATCGCCAAGGCGACCGGGATCGGCCGCGCGACGCTGTACAAGTACTTCCCCGACGTCGACACGATCCTCACCGCCTGGCACGAGCGCCAGGTCCGATCCCACCTGGACGAGCTCACGCAGGTCCGCGACCGCGCCGACCCCTCTGAGCGACTGGACGCAGTACTGACGGCGTACGCCGTGCTGTCGTACCAACACCCGCGATTCGAACTGGCCGACTCTCTGCACCGAGCCGCTCACGTGAGCCAGGCACGGCAGCACCTGCACACCTTGATACGCGAGTTGCTCGTCGAGGCGGGGTCAACCGGCGACCTGCGCACCGACGTACCCGCCACGGAGCTCGCGACCTACTGTCTTCATGCTCTTGGCGCCGCCAATGCCCTGCCGTCGAAGGCCGCCGTTCACCGCCTGGTCGCAGTCACGTTGAGCGGCCTTCGGCGCTGA
- a CDS encoding alpha/beta fold hydrolase: MHPEADLSLPGIAQLVAEFLEQLDLDDVTLVGNDTGGALVQLLLRANTERVGRIVLVSCEAFDKLPPGLTGRTLALVGKLSPGILGLFLQQLRMRAMRRLPITFGWLTKRGDAATVRWLKPVLRDAAIRRDVVRVLRAAFADKRLLLKAAEALPGFDRPALVVWAAQDRVMPPEHGRRLADLLPQGKLIEVDDSYTLIPLDQPRRLAEAIAEFA; the protein is encoded by the coding sequence ATGCATCCCGAGGCCGATTTGTCCCTGCCCGGGATCGCGCAGCTGGTCGCGGAGTTCCTCGAGCAGCTGGACCTCGACGACGTCACGCTGGTCGGCAACGACACCGGTGGAGCGCTCGTCCAGTTGTTGCTGCGGGCAAACACCGAACGGGTCGGCAGGATCGTCCTGGTGTCCTGCGAGGCGTTCGACAAGCTGCCGCCCGGACTCACCGGCAGGACGCTCGCACTGGTCGGCAAGCTCTCGCCGGGCATTCTCGGCCTCTTCTTGCAGCAGCTCCGGATGCGCGCGATGCGGCGGTTGCCGATCACGTTCGGCTGGCTGACCAAGCGAGGCGACGCCGCTACGGTCCGGTGGTTGAAGCCGGTACTGCGCGACGCCGCGATCCGACGAGACGTAGTACGGGTACTGCGAGCAGCCTTCGCCGACAAACGCCTTCTGCTCAAGGCCGCCGAGGCACTGCCCGGCTTCGATCGGCCGGCTCTGGTGGTGTGGGCCGCGCAGGATCGCGTGATGCCGCCCGAGCACGGTCGGCGGCTGGCGGACCTTCTTCCCCAGGGCAAGCTGATCGAGGTGGACGACAGTTACACGCTCATCCCCCTCGACCAGCCGCGCCGGCTTGCCGAAGCGATCGCCGAGTTCGCCTGA
- a CDS encoding RidA family protein — MTIERSNPAGLHATPGYHHVTTVEAERLVFLAGQCPLDESGQLAEGGFDGQTDQVVRNILVALESAGARPEDVVRTVIYVASPDRDVLGAVWVRLNDSPLAPAFSTASTLLGVAQLGFTGQLVEIDVTAAL; from the coding sequence GTGACCATTGAGCGCTCCAACCCGGCCGGCCTGCACGCGACGCCCGGGTACCACCACGTGACCACGGTCGAGGCCGAACGGCTGGTGTTCCTGGCCGGGCAGTGCCCACTGGACGAGTCCGGGCAGTTGGCCGAGGGCGGGTTCGACGGGCAGACCGACCAGGTGGTGCGGAACATCCTGGTCGCTCTCGAGTCGGCCGGCGCCCGCCCGGAGGACGTCGTACGGACCGTCATCTACGTGGCCAGTCCGGATCGGGACGTCCTCGGTGCCGTGTGGGTCCGGTTGAACGACTCGCCGCTCGCACCGGCGTTCAGTACGGCGAGCACCCTGCTCGGCGTCGCCCAGCTCGGTTTCACCGGCCAACTTGTCGAGATCGACGTCACCGCTGCGCTCTAG
- a CDS encoding replicative DNA helicase — MSVAEFRGGPGGGNEERDPQLGFDRTPPQDLAAEQCVLGAMMLSKDAIADVIETLRGTDFYRPAHEIVFDAITDLYARGEPADAITVAAELTKRGEMTRIGGAPYVHTLVASVPLAANAGYYAHIVREKAILRRLVEAGTKIVQIGYAGEGEVDDVVDQAQAEIYSVTEKRTTEDYAPLKDIMEGALDEIEAIDSRGDAMVGVPTGFTDLDELTNGLHPGQMIIVAARPAMGKALALDTPLPTPTGWTTMGEVAVGDELIDADGRPTRVVAATEVLDDRPCFELTFSDGTALVADGNHQWVVEDGGQSVVCTTLDLHSAMSADSGLTPLVPRSAPREVVGHGVSTGVIGDADRRLERVVPVASVPVRCVEVDNADHLYLAGKSMIPTHNSTLGLDFARSASIKHGLTSCIFSLEMSRNEITMRLLSAEAKVPLHHMRNGKMTDEDWARLARKMGEVSEAPLFIDDSPNLTMMEIRAKARRLKQRHDLKLIVIDYLQLMTSGKKVESRQLEVSEFSRSIKLLAKELEVPVIAICQLNRGSEQRSDKRPMASDLRESGCLTADTRLMRADTGAEISLGELLAAGARDIPVWSLDDRLKLVPRTMTHVFPSGVKEVFRLKLASGREIKATANHPFLTYDGWKPLGDLVPGTRLGSLRHVPPPLDLKPWDDDEVTLLAHLLGDGSFVKRQPIRYASIDEANVAAVGSAAQRRFGITPIRDEYAAARVTTLRLPAPYRLARGKRNPIAAWLDDLGLFGLRSHEKFIPAGVFGLPKEQVGAFIRHLWSTDGSVRWDAKVKQGRIYYTSTSRRLVDDLARLLLRYNIFSRIKVAKKAGYRDSYHLYIYGVENQLRFCDEIGVHGDRGLKVVEVATALRDVRANTNLDTIPKEVWSQVRQVLSERKVSHREFAAARGTQFSGSTLWKHAPSRQRLAKVADVLDNADLEVLATNDIFWDTITSVESLGDQEVYDATVLGTHNFVAEGIATHNSLEQDADVVILLHREDAYERESTRPGEADFIVAKHRNGPTADVVVAFQGHYSRFVDMAHDG, encoded by the coding sequence GTGAGCGTTGCGGAGTTCCGCGGGGGGCCTGGCGGCGGGAACGAAGAGCGCGACCCCCAGCTGGGTTTCGACCGGACCCCACCGCAGGACCTGGCCGCCGAGCAGTGTGTGCTCGGCGCGATGATGCTCAGCAAGGACGCCATCGCGGACGTCATCGAGACCCTGCGCGGAACGGACTTCTACCGGCCGGCGCACGAGATCGTCTTCGACGCGATCACCGACCTGTATGCCCGCGGCGAGCCGGCCGACGCGATCACCGTCGCGGCCGAGCTGACCAAGCGCGGCGAGATGACCCGGATCGGCGGCGCGCCGTACGTGCACACCCTGGTCGCCTCGGTCCCGCTGGCGGCGAATGCGGGGTACTACGCGCACATCGTCCGGGAGAAGGCGATCCTGCGCCGGCTGGTCGAGGCCGGCACCAAGATCGTCCAGATCGGGTACGCCGGCGAGGGTGAGGTCGACGACGTCGTCGACCAGGCGCAGGCCGAGATCTACTCGGTCACCGAGAAGCGGACCACCGAGGACTACGCGCCCCTGAAGGACATCATGGAGGGCGCCCTCGACGAGATCGAGGCGATCGACTCCCGCGGTGACGCGATGGTCGGCGTACCGACCGGCTTCACCGATCTCGACGAGCTGACCAACGGCCTGCACCCGGGCCAGATGATCATCGTCGCGGCCCGTCCGGCGATGGGGAAGGCGCTCGCGCTCGACACCCCGCTGCCGACGCCGACCGGCTGGACCACGATGGGCGAGGTCGCGGTCGGCGACGAGCTGATCGACGCCGACGGCCGGCCGACCCGGGTGGTCGCCGCCACCGAGGTGCTGGACGACCGGCCCTGTTTCGAGCTCACCTTCTCCGACGGGACCGCGTTGGTTGCTGACGGCAACCACCAGTGGGTGGTCGAGGACGGCGGCCAGTCCGTCGTGTGCACGACGCTCGACCTGCACAGCGCGATGTCGGCCGACTCCGGGCTGACCCCGCTGGTTCCGCGGTCCGCGCCACGCGAGGTCGTCGGGCACGGGGTGTCGACCGGCGTCATCGGCGACGCCGACCGCCGGCTGGAGCGGGTCGTGCCGGTCGCGAGCGTGCCGGTGCGCTGCGTGGAGGTCGACAACGCCGACCACCTGTATCTGGCCGGCAAGTCGATGATCCCCACTCACAACTCGACGCTCGGGCTGGACTTTGCCCGGTCGGCGTCGATCAAGCACGGGCTGACCTCGTGCATCTTCTCGCTGGAGATGAGCCGCAACGAGATCACCATGCGGCTGCTGTCCGCCGAGGCGAAGGTGCCGCTGCACCACATGCGCAACGGCAAGATGACCGACGAGGACTGGGCCCGGCTGGCCCGCAAGATGGGCGAGGTCTCCGAGGCCCCGCTGTTCATCGACGACTCGCCGAACCTCACGATGATGGAGATCCGCGCCAAGGCCCGCCGGCTCAAGCAGCGGCACGACCTGAAGCTGATCGTGATCGACTACCTCCAGCTGATGACATCGGGCAAGAAGGTCGAGTCCCGCCAGCTCGAGGTCTCCGAGTTCTCCCGCTCCATCAAACTCCTCGCCAAGGAACTCGAAGTCCCCGTCATCGCCATCTGCCAGCTCAACCGAGGCTCCGAACAACGCTCCGACAAACGCCCCATGGCCTCCGACCTCCGCGAGTCGGGTTGCCTGACCGCCGACACCAGGCTGATGCGGGCCGACACCGGGGCAGAGATCAGCCTGGGCGAACTGCTCGCCGCCGGTGCGCGGGACATTCCCGTCTGGTCGCTGGACGATCGGTTGAAGCTGGTGCCGCGCACGATGACGCACGTCTTCCCGAGCGGGGTCAAGGAGGTCTTCCGGCTCAAGCTCGCCTCCGGCCGCGAGATCAAGGCGACAGCGAACCACCCCTTCCTGACGTACGACGGGTGGAAGCCGCTCGGCGACCTGGTTCCGGGCACGCGCCTGGGCTCACTTCGGCATGTGCCGCCGCCGCTCGACCTCAAGCCGTGGGACGACGACGAGGTCACCCTGCTGGCTCACCTGCTGGGCGACGGGTCGTTCGTCAAGCGGCAGCCGATCCGCTACGCCAGCATCGACGAGGCGAACGTCGCGGCGGTGGGGTCCGCGGCCCAGCGACGCTTCGGCATCACGCCGATCCGCGACGAGTACGCCGCTGCCCGGGTCACCACGCTGCGCCTACCCGCGCCGTACCGGCTGGCCCGTGGCAAGCGGAACCCGATCGCCGCGTGGCTGGACGACCTCGGCCTCTTCGGACTCCGCAGCCACGAGAAGTTCATCCCGGCCGGCGTCTTCGGTCTTCCCAAGGAGCAGGTCGGCGCCTTCATCCGCCACCTCTGGTCCACCGACGGCTCAGTCCGCTGGGACGCCAAGGTCAAGCAGGGCAGGATCTACTACACCTCCACCAGCCGCCGCCTCGTCGACGACCTGGCCCGTCTCCTGCTCCGCTACAACATCTTCAGCCGGATCAAGGTGGCGAAGAAGGCCGGCTATCGCGATTCCTACCACCTGTACATCTACGGCGTAGAGAACCAACTCCGCTTCTGCGACGAGATCGGCGTTCACGGGGACCGCGGCCTCAAGGTCGTCGAGGTCGCAACCGCGCTTCGCGATGTGCGCGCCAACACGAACCTCGACACGATTCCCAAGGAAGTGTGGTCCCAGGTTCGCCAGGTGCTGAGCGAGCGCAAGGTGTCGCATCGCGAGTTCGCCGCCGCGAGGGGCACTCAGTTCTCCGGCTCCACGCTGTGGAAGCACGCGCCCAGTCGGCAGCGACTGGCGAAGGTCGCCGATGTTCTCGACAACGCCGACCTCGAGGTCCTCGCCACCAACGACATCTTCTGGGACACGATCACCTCAGTCGAAAGCCTCGGCGACCAAGAGGTCTACGACGCCACCGTCCTGGGCACCCACAACTTCGTTGCCGAAGGCATCGCCACCCACAACTCGCTGGAACAGGATGCCGACGTTGTCATTCTGCTTCACCGTGAGGACGCCTATGAGCGGGAGTCCACTCGGCCGGGTGAAGCTGACTTCATTGTTGCCAAGCACCGGAACGGGCCTACGGCGGATGTGGTCGTGGCGTTCCAAGGGCATTACTCGCGGTTTGTGGACATGGCGCACGACGGCTGA
- a CDS encoding alpha/beta hydrolase — translation MSEERVRVRFGDGCVAWHYPGTNGGCVIMTGGFAVTKEPGTDVFARRFHAAGFSVLAFDYRHLGESAGEPRQVARVSEQLADWQAAIEYAGTLPEVDPGEIAIWAFSLSGGYIFPLAARNPQLAAAIAQTPNADGPAAARNAARHQKPSAMLRFTGRALLDALGSLVGRPPRLVPLVAEPGTVALLTTPDSQQTNEALNPGNKYPDWLQLVAARSALRVTFYRPGRYASKVKVPLLVVVADQDQSALAAPSIAAARRAPRAELVRVPGGHYAPFLDQHEPVVEAELDFLRKHVLSQPAAVSRLRLQA, via the coding sequence ATGTCGGAGGAGCGGGTGCGGGTGCGGTTCGGGGACGGATGTGTGGCCTGGCACTACCCGGGGACGAATGGCGGCTGCGTGATCATGACGGGCGGCTTCGCCGTGACGAAGGAGCCGGGGACCGACGTGTTCGCGCGGCGGTTCCACGCGGCCGGGTTCTCCGTGCTCGCCTTCGACTACCGGCATCTCGGCGAGAGCGCCGGCGAGCCTCGGCAGGTGGCTCGCGTCAGTGAGCAACTGGCCGACTGGCAGGCCGCGATCGAGTACGCCGGAACGCTGCCGGAGGTCGACCCGGGCGAGATCGCGATCTGGGCGTTCTCGCTCTCGGGCGGCTACATCTTCCCGCTGGCGGCGCGGAATCCACAGCTCGCGGCTGCCATCGCGCAGACGCCCAACGCCGACGGCCCGGCCGCGGCCCGGAACGCGGCCCGCCATCAGAAGCCGTCGGCCATGCTGCGGTTCACCGGTCGGGCGCTCCTCGACGCGCTCGGGAGTCTCGTCGGCAGACCGCCTCGCCTGGTGCCACTGGTGGCCGAGCCGGGAACGGTCGCGCTGCTCACCACGCCGGACTCGCAGCAGACCAACGAGGCGCTGAACCCAGGCAACAAGTACCCCGACTGGCTGCAACTCGTCGCCGCGCGGTCAGCTCTCCGAGTCACCTTCTACCGACCCGGCCGGTATGCGTCGAAGGTGAAGGTGCCGCTGCTCGTGGTCGTCGCCGACCAGGACCAGTCCGCCCTCGCAGCCCCCTCGATCGCCGCAGCTCGCCGCGCACCCCGTGCCGAGCTCGTCCGCGTCCCCGGCGGCCACTACGCCCCCTTCCTCGACCAGCACGAGCCGGTCGTCGAAGCCGAACTCGACTTCCTCCGCAAGCACGTGCTCAGCCAGCCCGCAGCGGTTTCGCGCCTTCGGCTGCAAGCGTGA
- a CDS encoding protein-tyrosine phosphatase family protein: protein MTDEWDQAGAGVLRLPSGRLVRGRGLRNPLPAGQLPTYGVYLLGEHPPQVEWDSRWIVWPDFRLPKDRAEARSVLAEALDRAGSERVEFACAGGRGRTGTALACLAVLDGVPASEAVEFVRANYDPKAVETFWQKRFVRRFAG, encoded by the coding sequence ATGACGGACGAGTGGGACCAGGCTGGGGCCGGCGTGTTGCGGCTTCCGTCGGGACGGTTGGTGCGGGGCCGAGGCCTGCGGAATCCGTTGCCCGCTGGGCAATTGCCGACGTACGGCGTCTATCTGCTGGGTGAGCATCCACCTCAGGTGGAGTGGGACTCTCGCTGGATCGTCTGGCCCGACTTCAGGTTGCCGAAGGACCGGGCCGAGGCGCGTTCCGTGCTGGCGGAGGCGCTCGACCGGGCCGGTTCGGAGCGGGTCGAGTTCGCCTGTGCCGGTGGGCGGGGGCGGACCGGGACCGCCCTGGCCTGCCTTGCGGTGCTCGACGGCGTACCGGCTTCTGAAGCGGTGGAGTTCGTCCGGGCGAACTACGATCCGAAAGCGGTCGAGACGTTCTGGCAGAAGAGGTTCGTACGCCGGTTCGCCGGCTGA
- a CDS encoding MerR family transcriptional regulator, with protein sequence MRIAELSRISGVPVPTIKYYLRENLLPPGELTSPNQASYGDLHVRRLRLVRALVDLAGVPVAQVKEVLDGLDSDTLSLHDQIGRAHRAITARRQLASHPPEAATDAATAQVEALIDSRGWKVAPDAPALTTLIETIAVMRSLDQDHLVGLLETYADAVEKFTTLELAAVTSRPDRATPDQIAESVIIGTILGETLISTLRLLSQESTSAHRWTQPPGTGTTTP encoded by the coding sequence ATGCGGATCGCAGAGTTGAGCCGGATCTCCGGAGTGCCGGTGCCGACGATCAAGTACTACCTGCGCGAGAACCTGCTGCCCCCAGGCGAGCTGACCAGCCCGAACCAGGCGAGCTACGGGGACCTCCACGTACGCCGGTTGCGGCTCGTGCGCGCTCTGGTGGACCTGGCCGGCGTACCAGTCGCCCAGGTGAAGGAGGTGTTGGACGGCTTGGACTCGGACACGTTGTCCCTGCACGACCAGATCGGCCGCGCCCACCGGGCGATCACCGCCCGACGCCAACTCGCATCGCACCCACCGGAAGCCGCCACCGACGCGGCGACCGCTCAGGTCGAGGCCTTGATCGACTCACGCGGCTGGAAGGTCGCCCCCGACGCCCCGGCGCTCACCACGTTGATCGAGACGATCGCCGTCATGCGCTCCCTCGACCAGGACCACCTCGTCGGCCTGCTGGAGACCTACGCCGACGCCGTCGAGAAGTTCACCACTCTCGAACTCGCGGCCGTCACGTCCCGCCCCGACCGCGCCACCCCCGACCAGATCGCCGAAAGCGTCATCATCGGCACCATCCTCGGCGAAACCCTCATCTCCACCCTCCGCCTCCTGTCCCAGGAATCCACCTCGGCCCACCGCTGGACCCAACCCCCTGGCACAGGCACAACCACCCCTTGA
- a CDS encoding FAD-binding oxidoreductase has protein sequence MTTELTNLDGPVWTPDTDGYDEARLGFQRLDPHRPAYVVGAASAKDVQSAVHFARENGLKVAVKAKGHGHLNPLDGGVLITTDRLNDVVVDPDTKTAWIEAGATWKQVIEAAAPHGLAPLSGSFPTLGAVPYILGGGLGLMARQYGYAADHVRRIELVTPDGVLRNAEDDPDLFWALRGGIGNFGIVTRLQIDLFEVTTLYGGSLYYDLSANPGALEAWREWTETVPDNVTSAVAVLRFLDIPHVPEPLRGKHVAQLQLSILDGGEELVRPLRKIGEPVVDTVGELPYTESAKIFAEPDRADAFSSRNVLLSALDPQALDTVRTGSDANKCVLAIRHLGGALAKEPEIANAMGHRDAQYSVTVLSIGEQDQSVRHRAVLEPFADQVVGRLLNFSSASLDEADLRAAFDEGDYAHLWELRARYDPDELLQPNHPL, from the coding sequence ATGACTACCGAACTCACCAACCTCGACGGTCCGGTCTGGACCCCCGACACGGACGGATATGACGAGGCCCGGCTGGGATTCCAGCGCCTCGATCCGCATCGCCCGGCGTACGTCGTGGGCGCTGCCAGCGCGAAGGACGTCCAGTCGGCCGTGCACTTCGCGCGGGAGAACGGCCTCAAGGTGGCGGTCAAAGCCAAGGGCCACGGTCACCTCAACCCGCTCGACGGAGGCGTCCTGATCACCACGGACCGCCTGAACGACGTCGTCGTCGATCCGGACACCAAGACGGCGTGGATCGAGGCCGGCGCGACCTGGAAGCAGGTCATCGAAGCCGCCGCACCCCACGGGCTCGCCCCGCTGTCCGGCAGCTTCCCCACTCTCGGTGCCGTTCCGTACATCCTCGGCGGCGGCCTCGGCCTGATGGCGAGGCAGTACGGGTACGCCGCCGACCACGTCCGCCGGATCGAGCTCGTCACCCCCGACGGCGTACTCCGGAACGCCGAGGACGACCCCGATCTGTTCTGGGCGCTTCGCGGCGGCATCGGCAATTTCGGCATCGTTACCCGGCTCCAGATCGACCTGTTCGAGGTGACAACGCTCTACGGCGGCAGCCTGTACTACGACCTCTCGGCGAACCCGGGGGCGCTCGAAGCCTGGCGCGAGTGGACCGAGACCGTCCCCGACAACGTCACCTCGGCGGTCGCAGTACTGAGGTTCCTCGACATCCCGCACGTCCCCGAGCCGCTGCGCGGGAAGCATGTCGCCCAACTCCAGCTCAGCATCCTCGACGGCGGTGAGGAGTTGGTCCGGCCGCTCCGGAAGATCGGTGAGCCGGTCGTCGACACCGTCGGCGAGTTGCCCTACACCGAGTCGGCCAAGATCTTCGCAGAGCCGGATCGCGCCGACGCCTTCAGCTCGCGCAACGTCCTGCTGAGCGCGCTCGACCCGCAGGCGCTCGACACCGTGCGGACCGGATCGGACGCGAACAAGTGCGTGCTCGCCATCCGGCACCTCGGCGGGGCGCTCGCCAAGGAGCCCGAGATCGCCAACGCGATGGGCCACCGCGACGCGCAGTACTCCGTGACCGTGCTGTCGATCGGCGAGCAGGACCAAAGCGTGCGGCATCGCGCGGTCCTCGAGCCGTTCGCCGATCAGGTGGTCGGCCGGCTGCTCAACTTCAGCAGCGCCTCGCTCGACGAGGCCGACCTCCGGGCCGCCTTCGACGAAGGAGACTACGCCCACCTGTGGGAGCTCCGGGCGCGCTACGACCCCGACGAACTCCTGCAGCCGAACCACCCGCTCTAG